A region of the Roseiflexus sp. RS-1 genome:
TGCCGGTGCTGCGCGCGCCGTTCGACGGTCTGCCGCATCCGCCGGATGCCTGGCCCCACCACGAAACGCTGCTGCCCTGGTACGCTGAAGCCGGTCTGGTCAGGCAACGCCACGATGGGTTGTGGGAATCGCTCTCCGATGCGTTGCAACCGCAACCTGCCGATACTGCCTGCATCCGCGTGCTCAACGCCTTTCTCGAACAGGTCTGCCAGGCGCGCGCCTGGCAGACTGCGGCGCAACCGGTCGATGACGCGCTGCCGCCGCTCGATCCGGCGTTGCTGAATGAGCGTATCGCCGAGATCCAGCGCGAATTGCTCATCGAACGCGATGTTATTCTGCGTATCTATCGGGCGCTGATCGCCGGGCAGCACGTCGTTCTCAGCGGTCCGCCCGGCGCCGGCAAAACGCATCTGGCGACCCTGTTGCCGCGGGTGCTCTGGCGCGATGCCGAACCGACAATGGTCATGCTGCCGGTGACCGATCCGCGTCTGCCGCCCGATGCGCCGCCGCAACCGACGCCGGTGTATCGTCAGGGGTACTTCGCCGACCTGACGACGGCCACCGAAGATTGGGGAGTGCGGCATGTGATCGGCGGGATTGCGCCGCAGATCGTGCGTGATCAGGGGCGCACGTCGCTGGTGTATCAGGTGCGTTACGGTTGCCTGACGCGCGCGGTGCTGGCGAATTATGGCAGTGACGGCGCCACGCTTCCGAAGGAGTTTCGGCGCTGTGAGGTGCGCCACAATGGTGTGCGCTATCGTGGACAATGGCTGGTCATCGATGAGTTGACCCGCGCACCGATCGATGCGGCATTCGGCGGGTTGCTGACGACGCTTGGCGGTCAACGCGCGCCACTTGCCGTTCCCGCCGACGATGGCGAGGCGCAGGTTCCGTTGCCGCGCGATTTCCGCATAATTGCCACGCTCAACAGTTTCGACCGCCATTTTCTCCATCAGATCAGCGAAGCCATGAAACGGCGCTTCGTGTTTATCGATATTTTGCCGCCAACCGGCGCACTTGCGGCTACCGAGCCAGCAGTGGCGCTGCGGAATGCGCTGCGGCGTCTGCATGAACTGCGGGTTGTGGAACGTGTTGCGACTGATGGCGGCAATCTGGCGTGGGAAGGGTTCGTCACAATCACTGCGGAAGACGATGCGGGCGATGCTGTGCCGCGCTACCGGGTGACCTGGCATCATGCCGATGGCGAACGGGCGTTCGATCATTTCTGGCGCATCTTCCGCGCGATCCGCGTCTACCGGCGTCTCGGCGTCGCGCAGGCGGAGGCGGTCTGCACCGCGCTGATCAGCGGCGTGGTAGTTGGAATGGCGTGGGATGCTGCGCTCGATGCGGCGCTGGCGGATACGCTGGCGGATCAACTGCAGGTGTTGACCCGTGATGAACAGGCGGTGCTGCTGGCATACCTCGATCACGCCGGTGATGCGGAGCGTTTCACCGAACAGGTGCGCGCTATCCTGAGCGAGTTGCCGGTCGCGCGGCAAAGGAGTCATCTGGCGTTGCTGAGCGATGCCGATCCAGCGCAGAATCTCACCGATCTCGAT
Encoded here:
- a CDS encoding AAA family ATPase, yielding MNDHLLPHSLGSALKPYVKLAALLEGVVATPEQIADRLMRVSPPLTPHLAAPPDPQALVRDLLHLRLIEPLENGMYRCWGHLAGAIEVQALRYVALTLLVPLPDGTYDLPVLRAPFDGLPHPPDAWPHHETLLPWYAEAGLVRQRHDGLWESLSDALQPQPADTACIRVLNAFLEQVCQARAWQTAAQPVDDALPPLDPALLNERIAEIQRELLIERDVILRIYRALIAGQHVVLSGPPGAGKTHLATLLPRVLWRDAEPTMVMLPVTDPRLPPDAPPQPTPVYRQGYFADLTTATEDWGVRHVIGGIAPQIVRDQGRTSLVYQVRYGCLTRAVLANYGSDGATLPKEFRRCEVRHNGVRYRGQWLVIDELTRAPIDAAFGGLLTTLGGQRAPLAVPADDGEAQVPLPRDFRIIATLNSFDRHFLHQISEAMKRRFVFIDILPPTGALAATEPAVALRNALRRLHELRVVERVATDGGNLAWEGFVTITAEDDAGDAVPRYRVTWHHADGERAFDHFWRIFRAIRVYRRLGVAQAEAVCTALISGVVVGMAWDAALDAALADTLADQLQVLTRDEQAVLLAYLDHAGDAERFTEQVRAILSELPVARQRSHLALLSDADPAQNLTDLDLQLIDAALLQRMFALDSSLLIDGRSLFAQRLRTFVAERGL